A single genomic interval of Trinickia acidisoli harbors:
- the rarD gene encoding EamA family transporter RarD encodes MNRHENGHEMGRGIALSVAATTLFALLSVYTRMLRPLDGLDIFAWRIVWTVPGALLLVWIRGRGPQLKALACAAVREPLKGLMLLLASALLGAQLWLFMWAPLHGRMLEVSLGYFLLPLSMVLVGRFHYRERLVPLQWLSVGFAALGVAHELWATHAFSWPTLLVAVGYPPYFVLRRKLGGDSLATFALEVLLLLPAALPVIALSASAQAALQRPLLWAVLLPGLGALSTVALASYLKASRLLPMALFGILGYVEPVLLVLFSVTLLGETLSTRQLATYVPIWMAVLVTALHSVLLLRERADVQIG; translated from the coding sequence ATGAATCGACATGAGAATGGGCATGAAATGGGGCGCGGCATTGCGCTATCGGTCGCGGCCACGACATTGTTCGCGCTCTTATCCGTGTATACCCGGATGCTGCGCCCGCTCGACGGCCTCGACATTTTTGCGTGGCGTATCGTCTGGACGGTGCCGGGCGCGTTGCTGCTCGTGTGGATACGGGGCCGCGGCCCACAGTTGAAAGCGCTCGCGTGCGCGGCGGTGCGCGAGCCGCTCAAAGGGCTCATGCTGCTGTTGGCCTCGGCTTTGCTCGGCGCGCAACTTTGGCTGTTCATGTGGGCGCCGTTGCACGGGCGCATGCTCGAGGTATCGCTCGGGTACTTCCTCTTGCCGCTGTCGATGGTGCTGGTCGGGCGCTTCCACTATCGCGAACGGCTCGTGCCGCTGCAGTGGCTCTCCGTCGGTTTTGCCGCGCTCGGCGTGGCGCACGAGTTGTGGGCCACGCATGCGTTCTCTTGGCCGACGCTGCTCGTCGCCGTCGGCTACCCGCCTTACTTTGTGCTGCGCCGCAAGCTCGGCGGCGATTCGCTCGCCACGTTCGCGTTGGAAGTGCTGCTTCTGTTGCCGGCGGCGCTGCCCGTCATCGCGCTGAGCGCGAGCGCGCAGGCGGCGCTGCAGCGGCCGTTGCTCTGGGCTGTGCTGTTGCCGGGGCTCGGTGCATTGAGCACCGTTGCGCTCGCGAGCTACCTCAAGGCCAGCCGATTGTTGCCGATGGCGTTGTTCGGCATTCTCGGCTACGTCGAACCGGTGCTGCTCGTGCTCTTTTCGGTGACATTGCTTGGCGAAACGCTATCGACGCGACAACTCGCCACCTACGTGCCGATCTGGATGGCAGTGTTGGTGACCGCCTTGCATAGCGTGTTGCTGTTGCGCGAGCGAGCGGATGTTCAGATCGGCTGA
- a CDS encoding Mpo1 family 2-hydroxy fatty acid dioxygenase codes for MKSLTDQLAQYASYHRDRRNIATHFVGIPMIVLALAVLLSRPQWSQGPHLNLAALSLAASPALVLFGCAAIYYIALDVALGLVMAIVSVVCLVVGAYLAQASVVIWAGSGAALFIVGWVFQFVGHVAYEHRKPAFADDLIGLIIGPLFVLAEIAFGLGWRSTLRDSVERQASALRENHHTRHQPI; via the coding sequence ATGAAATCCCTTACCGACCAGCTCGCGCAGTACGCGTCGTACCATCGCGACCGCCGCAACATTGCCACCCATTTCGTCGGCATCCCGATGATCGTGCTTGCGCTGGCCGTCTTGCTGAGCCGCCCTCAGTGGTCGCAGGGGCCGCATTTGAATCTCGCCGCCCTTTCCTTGGCGGCTTCGCCGGCACTCGTGCTGTTCGGCTGCGCCGCGATCTATTACATCGCGTTGGACGTTGCCTTGGGACTCGTCATGGCGATCGTCTCGGTCGTCTGCCTCGTCGTCGGCGCCTACCTCGCGCAAGCATCGGTCGTGATCTGGGCCGGAAGCGGCGCAGCATTGTTCATCGTGGGCTGGGTGTTCCAATTCGTGGGACATGTCGCGTACGAGCATCGCAAGCCCGCGTTCGCAGACGATTTGATCGGGCTCATCATCGGCCCGCTGTTCGTGCTCGCCGAAATCGCGTTCGGGCTCGGCTGGCGCAGCACCCTGCGCGATTCGGTCGAACGCCAAGCCAGCGCGCTGCGTGAAAACCATCACACGCGACATCAGCCGATCTGA
- a CDS encoding helix-turn-helix domain-containing protein, which produces MVPHTEDKTSAALVLGSKIRALRKRLQRTLDETATAAGISKPFLSQVERGLATPSITSLAGIARALGVTVQYFVDTPTEAKSVRRADELQFFSFADSANLFARLTNVSGDRQLDAILVRLRAGQPPSEVTTHAGEEFLYVLRGEISLSLEGTAFVLHAGDSAHYASTVPHGWANTHGDETVLVWVGTPRLF; this is translated from the coding sequence ATGGTTCCGCACACTGAAGATAAGACAAGCGCTGCTCTTGTGCTAGGCAGCAAAATTAGAGCGCTTCGCAAAAGGCTCCAACGCACACTCGACGAAACGGCAACGGCTGCCGGCATATCGAAGCCGTTCCTTTCGCAAGTTGAGCGAGGGCTCGCCACGCCGTCCATTACGTCGTTGGCAGGTATTGCGAGAGCGCTGGGGGTGACGGTGCAGTACTTCGTCGATACGCCGACAGAAGCAAAGTCGGTGCGGCGTGCAGACGAATTGCAGTTCTTTAGCTTTGCCGATTCGGCCAACCTTTTCGCCCGGCTCACCAACGTGTCGGGCGATCGGCAACTTGACGCGATTCTCGTCAGGTTGCGAGCGGGGCAGCCGCCGTCGGAAGTGACGACGCATGCGGGAGAAGAGTTCTTGTATGTGTTGCGCGGTGAGATATCGCTGAGCCTCGAGGGAACGGCCTTCGTACTGCACGCGGGAGACAGCGCGCACTACGCGTCGACGGTCCCGCATGGGTGGGCCAATACCCACGGCGATGAAACCGTGCTGGTTTGGGTCGGAACGCCAAGGTTGTTTTGA
- a CDS encoding TonB-dependent receptor has translation MKLTALGSAIRKIVWAEVALTAALGTSVAFAQSQPAAAPASASGAATAAAPSAASGTAAAAATPASATPAAGAAEKSSGNVQKLKRFEVTGSLIRSSDKVGFNQVQTVTAKQIQDSGYSSVADFMRGISANSANSWSEGQSGNFAAGAAGMALRGLSEKYTLVLVDGQRVAPFAFYSNSVDQFFDLNTLPLNVIDRIEVVKTGAVSQYGSDAIAGVVNIITKHNFHGLELDGSYGSAVNGGGGAGTTKFSILGGFGDLNSDRFNITAAASVYKDNGFTMADRDSTQNQNYLNQPGGFNTFAPSFWNVGGAGGTGVAAPVGNCVRGTAMPAGNNYLGGAAIAGGVISGGTLCGFNNAEGMSIAPMTERANVKVHADFKINDTTTAFADLLESNNTTTTNDGTWSNTIGSPQSPTLVLTNPGGTTLAPFNYTVPASNPYNPYHTATPLIYTFPNTIAENTYANYYRAAAGVKGSFTAHGDWDWSTSVSHSQSTVSNVYTNSLNESVLNNIYQNGTYNFANPSSTPNGLNGLYMDARNGGISKLDSLDATISTPNLFHLPAGDVGIGFGAQFLHENENLTPGAEYLDGLVVNPDLETVHGNRNIGAVYYQIDVPIIHNLTFSQSGRYDHYSDVGGAFSPRFALRYQPVQQLTMYTSYDRGFRAPTFVEDSTSQTLGIQQLQNGTVTTITEGNPNLQPERTKNFNIGFQVAPTRTTDLGLDWYKIHIDHVIGQGSGTTVNDPNTGLPLYEIIPYQNLGYLDTTGFETTFRQSLPTHIGTFTLSGDWAYVSTFMLGIPGQTPINGAGNNFTITQPFGASFPRWKGNTTLSWAYHKWNAAFSWEYTGPYTQAIQAAGTPTPSTGSTPSYSQFNLMMTYTGFKHWTIYGGIDNIFNRTPPFDPVWASSALDQNGYDQSLYTYIGRFAQIGATYKF, from the coding sequence ATGAAACTGACGGCTTTAGGATCGGCCATACGAAAAATAGTGTGGGCCGAGGTGGCACTGACGGCGGCATTGGGCACGTCGGTTGCCTTCGCGCAGAGTCAGCCGGCCGCGGCGCCGGCCAGCGCATCGGGTGCGGCCACCGCGGCGGCGCCGAGCGCGGCATCGGGCACGGCGGCCGCGGCCGCGACGCCCGCTTCGGCGACCCCTGCCGCGGGTGCGGCAGAGAAGTCTTCGGGCAACGTGCAGAAGCTCAAGCGCTTCGAAGTGACGGGCTCGCTGATTCGCAGCTCCGATAAAGTCGGTTTCAATCAGGTTCAAACGGTTACGGCCAAGCAGATTCAAGACAGCGGCTACTCGTCGGTTGCCGACTTCATGCGCGGCATTTCCGCCAACTCGGCCAATAGCTGGAGCGAAGGCCAGTCGGGCAACTTCGCGGCCGGTGCCGCGGGGATGGCCCTGCGCGGCCTGAGCGAGAAATACACGCTCGTGCTCGTGGACGGTCAACGCGTCGCGCCGTTTGCCTTCTACTCCAACAGTGTCGATCAGTTCTTCGATCTGAACACGCTGCCGCTGAACGTCATCGACCGCATCGAAGTGGTGAAGACGGGCGCCGTGTCGCAGTACGGCTCGGACGCCATCGCGGGCGTCGTCAACATCATCACGAAGCACAACTTCCACGGTCTCGAACTCGACGGCAGCTACGGTAGCGCCGTCAATGGCGGCGGCGGTGCCGGCACGACGAAGTTCAGCATCTTGGGCGGCTTCGGCGATCTGAATTCCGATCGGTTCAACATCACGGCTGCCGCGAGCGTCTATAAAGACAACGGCTTTACGATGGCCGATCGCGATTCGACGCAGAATCAGAATTACTTGAATCAACCGGGCGGCTTCAACACGTTCGCGCCTTCGTTCTGGAACGTGGGCGGGGCGGGCGGCACCGGCGTCGCGGCGCCCGTGGGCAATTGCGTGCGCGGTACGGCAATGCCGGCCGGCAACAACTATCTGGGCGGCGCGGCCATCGCCGGCGGCGTGATCAGCGGCGGTACGTTGTGCGGCTTCAACAATGCCGAAGGCATGTCGATCGCACCGATGACGGAGCGCGCGAACGTGAAGGTTCACGCCGACTTCAAGATCAACGATACGACCACGGCATTCGCCGACCTGCTGGAAAGCAACAATACGACCACGACGAACGACGGCACCTGGAGCAACACGATCGGCAGCCCGCAGTCGCCGACGCTCGTGCTGACCAATCCGGGCGGCACCACGCTGGCGCCGTTCAACTACACCGTGCCGGCGAGCAATCCGTACAACCCGTACCACACCGCGACACCGCTCATCTATACGTTCCCGAACACGATCGCCGAGAACACGTACGCGAACTACTATCGCGCGGCGGCAGGGGTCAAGGGTTCGTTCACCGCGCACGGCGATTGGGATTGGTCGACTTCCGTCAGCCACTCGCAGAGCACGGTTTCCAACGTCTACACCAACAGCCTTAACGAAAGCGTTCTGAACAATATCTATCAGAACGGCACGTACAATTTCGCGAATCCGTCCTCGACGCCGAACGGTTTGAACGGCTTGTACATGGACGCGCGCAACGGCGGTATCTCGAAGCTCGATTCGCTCGACGCGACGATTTCGACGCCGAACTTGTTCCATCTGCCTGCCGGCGACGTGGGTATCGGCTTCGGCGCTCAGTTCCTGCATGAAAACGAGAACCTGACGCCGGGTGCCGAGTACCTCGACGGGCTGGTGGTCAACCCCGATCTGGAAACGGTGCACGGTAACCGCAACATCGGCGCCGTGTACTACCAGATCGACGTTCCGATCATCCATAACCTGACGTTCAGCCAGTCGGGCCGCTACGACCACTACAGCGACGTGGGCGGTGCGTTCTCGCCGCGCTTCGCGTTGCGTTACCAGCCGGTCCAGCAGTTGACGATGTACACGTCGTACGACCGCGGCTTCCGTGCCCCGACGTTCGTCGAGGACAGCACGTCGCAAACGCTGGGCATTCAACAGTTGCAAAACGGTACGGTGACGACGATCACCGAAGGCAACCCGAACCTTCAACCGGAACGCACGAAGAACTTCAATATCGGCTTCCAGGTGGCGCCGACGCGCACGACGGACCTCGGCCTCGACTGGTACAAGATTCACATCGACCACGTGATCGGTCAGGGTAGCGGTACGACGGTGAACGACCCGAACACGGGCCTGCCGCTATACGAAATCATTCCGTATCAGAACCTCGGCTACCTCGACACGACGGGTTTCGAAACGACGTTCCGTCAATCGCTGCCGACGCATATCGGTACGTTCACGTTGTCGGGCGACTGGGCTTACGTCTCGACGTTCATGCTCGGCATTCCGGGTCAAACGCCGATCAACGGCGCGGGCAACAACTTCACGATCACCCAGCCGTTCGGTGCGAGCTTCCCGCGCTGGAAGGGCAATACGACGCTGAGCTGGGCGTATCACAAGTGGAATGCGGCGTTTAGCTGGGAGTACACCGGGCCGTACACGCAAGCCATCCAGGCCGCGGGCACGCCGACGCCGTCAACGGGCAGCACGCCGTCGTACAGCCAGTTCAACTTGATGATGACGTACACGGGCTTCAAGCATTGGACGATCTACGGCGGCATCGACAACATCTTCAACCGTACGCCTCCGTTCGATCCGGTTTGGGCGAGCAGCGCGCTCGATCAGAACGGCTACGACCAGTCGCTGTACACGTATATCGGCCGCTTCGCGCAGATCGGTGCGACGTACAAGTTCTAA
- a CDS encoding energy transducer TonB produces MKVEGQSPGVQAGLAWSGRPREFGRKQQNPVRRFGGIAVVIALHIVLVYALLNGLATKVVHVIQHPIETKIIEPIKPPPPPPLPPVQLPPPKFAPPPPPFVPPPEVQVQAPPQATITHQASPVQSAPVVAPPVQAPAKPVVHREVGVVCPNSDQIRGSIPYPKDAQENGDTGDVLIEFTVDPQGHITNEHVAKSSDHDSLDDAAFKAVKRFNCIAQGQAVPVQVPFSFNLN; encoded by the coding sequence ATGAAAGTGGAAGGACAATCGCCCGGGGTTCAAGCCGGGTTGGCATGGTCAGGTCGCCCACGCGAGTTCGGGCGAAAGCAGCAAAATCCCGTGCGCCGCTTCGGCGGCATCGCAGTCGTCATCGCGTTGCACATCGTGCTCGTGTATGCACTGCTGAACGGCCTCGCAACGAAGGTCGTGCACGTCATCCAGCATCCGATCGAAACGAAAATCATCGAGCCGATCAAGCCGCCTCCGCCGCCGCCGTTGCCGCCCGTGCAACTGCCGCCGCCGAAGTTCGCACCGCCGCCGCCGCCGTTCGTGCCGCCGCCGGAAGTGCAGGTGCAAGCGCCGCCGCAGGCAACGATCACCCATCAGGCGAGCCCGGTTCAATCCGCGCCCGTCGTGGCGCCGCCCGTGCAAGCACCGGCGAAGCCCGTCGTGCATCGGGAAGTCGGTGTCGTGTGTCCGAATTCGGATCAGATTCGCGGGTCGATTCCTTATCCGAAGGACGCGCAGGAAAACGGCGATACGGGCGACGTGTTGATCGAATTCACGGTCGATCCGCAAGGCCACATCACGAACGAGCACGTAGCTAAGTCGTCGGATCACGACAGCCTCGACGACGCGGCGTTCAAGGCGGTCAAGCGATTCAACTGCATCGCACAAGGTCAAGCCGTTCCGGTGCAAGTGCCGTTCTCGTTCAACCTCAACTAA